A window of the Budorcas taxicolor isolate Tak-1 chromosome 8, Takin1.1, whole genome shotgun sequence genome harbors these coding sequences:
- the CCL19 gene encoding C-C motif chemokine 19, whose protein sequence is MAFQTASLLAVSLLILWVTPALGGANDAEDCCLSVTQRPIPVFLVRAYRYLLLEDGCRLPAVVFTTQRGHELCAPPDQPWVGRIIRRLKKNSARRRVPAVTQ, encoded by the exons ATGGCATTCCAGACAGCCTCACTGCTGGCCGTCAGCCTGCTGATCCTCTGGGTCACCCCTG CTCTGGGAGGTGCCAACGACGCTGAAGACTGCTGCCTATCTGTGACCCAGCGCCCCATCCCTGTATTCCTGGTGCGAGCCTACCGCTACCTGCTCCTTGAGGATGGCTGCAGGCTGCCTGCCGTCGT GTTCACCACGCAGAGAGGCCACGAGCTCTGTGCACCCCCAGACCAGCCATGGGTGGGCCGCATCATCCGGAGACTGAAGAAGAACTCTGCCAGG agAAGAGTTCCAGCAGTTACCCAATGA